AAAACAACAACAAACAATTCCAGGTGTTTTTTTGTGGCAAACATCCTTGAGTTCTTTCCCTACATATAAATTTTCATCAAGATATCGTTCATGACTCTTTGAGTAAAAACACTAAACATGCAGCTTAAAATGCTTTCAAAATGACCATTTTAGAGTATGATTTTGATTATTTTATTGTCCTAAGCACATCAAATGTTATTTCTTCACGAATTTTTGCAGGAAGTAGAACATTCATACATGTGTGTTGTAAACAATATTTTGGATTTTTACTGTTCATCCGGGTGTATAGGCACCCAAAGTGGAAACTCCATGTGCAGGAGAACGTTTTGTTTTCGTTTCAATTCTATATATATGAAGAAAAAAATGTTACAAGCTGCAATTGTGCAACAACTGGTTACACCTTTTCACGCTGTCCATTAGTTTACAGGTTATCTTTACACCAGCTGTATAAAGTCTGACATCGTAGCTGTGGGAGCAGTGCGCGATAACACAAACCCTTGCAGGCAAGGGCATGCCAAGCCAACCAAAGATTTGCGAGTCAGGATATGTTTGCGTCATCTACTGTACTCAATCAAAGTTCATCCATTGTCTGCACCGGAGGTGGGGTAACATCAGGAGCTGAAGAGGTGCCACTGTCTGTTCTCTCGCGGATCTCCCTGTACTCTTGGCATATCGCACACAGATGGCAGAATAAGTGTGTCGTCAAATCTCCCCATGGTGCTTCCTGCAAAGTAAGAACATCTGTGATAAACAACTTTGGTCAAGGGAAGGGACATATAGCCTAAAACAAATCACTACACGAATGCAAGATAAGGCAATTGCGTATGATGAGCCAAAGGATTAATAACATGTCAGCGGGCAAGGAGAAAAAAGAACAATAGAGGATAACAACAGACTGGCACAAGTTCAAACTACGCACCGGAAGGTTGTACTTTGTTCTTAGTGCTTGGCGGtatccacaagcataacaagcaacaGCAGACCCTGGAACTGCTAATACAAGCCCCCCAGTACACAGACAGCAGAAACTTGTCAGAAGGCCCCAAAGCATGCAATGCGTAGTGCATGATCCAGCGAGAGTTCCAGATCCCAAGAACTGTGCATTTTTTCCAAAGAGAAAGCAGGGGCAAGTCGCACCAATACAACCTACAAATATGATCAGAACAATCCAGGGCATAAGAACAGTTTTCCTTTCCTGCGATTAAAGGGTATTTTTATGCATGTCCTGATAACACTCCAAAACTGGATTCATACTATTTCTAAGCTTATCATGACTTTGTCAATCCAAGCAATGCTACAATAGTCCACACAAAATTAAAGTATTAGGAAGCAGAATTAAGAGGTGGTTAATGGACGTAGGACCAACTCAGCATTGCAGGCTTAATGTGTCTTAAACATTCTCCTTAAACATGCCCTTGAAATAGTACCAACAAATGAAGTTTTGATATTGTTTTACTACATAAGCCATGAGAAGTCAGTCGTATACTAAGCACCTTGTTACTGTGATATCAGACGACATCCAGAAAGGCCAGAGAAAGAGCAACAAACAGGATAAGATTAAATATTAACCTGTGCTACTGAAACAGGTTACGAATAGCATCGATCTGATCTTACATTTTTATTGAAATTTAAATTCATATTTCCCTCCAATTCAGCTCCATACCAACAAGCAAATGGTAGCTAACTGCATTTGTAACCACAAGAAGTGATTCTGATTTTGTTTCCAATCCTCTGGCAGTAACCAAAGTCCATATACGAGAAGGCAGCAGGAAGCTATTGATAACTTCTCGATAAATTGGCACATTATCACAGATTCTCTGTTTATCTTAAGGATCTCAGTTTGTCTCATCATTATACAAGTTTGGCTCCAGTGAGATGGCACGAGTAATTTTAGCACCTAGAACGCTGAACAAGACAGTTGATTTTGCTACTCTTATGTTTATATTTTACTACCACAGATAAAGATGTTATCTTCATCTAAAAAGATGTATTGGAACATTCACACATTACTCTCATCTTGTTTGAACTTGAATATCAATTAGTTCATTGTTATTTATATCCTAGAGATGTAGCTAAGCATTCGACCAGATTACCCCAGTGGAAATAGCCAAGAAATATAGAGGTACTCCACATCTCTAAAATAACTACATATTATTATTTTTTGCGGGTACAAGAACTACATATAACTCAGAGCACCACCAACTACTGAAATTCACAAAGGCAAGAAGTTTTTCTCATAAGTCATAACTATGAACAATTTCTCTCTATATTATGCACTTGTTCCTACTTCCTTATGCACTATGTATGTActaaaactaagggaacatcaaacTAACCACCACAGCGCGATAAACCTATTAACAGAAAAATGAAGATATTAAATAGGCTACTAGGTACAGTTTGAAGATTTACTTTTTAACCTATCATGCAACCAAATAGCACCTTTTATCTTTCCTTCTGTAAATCAAGGAGTCACAGGTCAGAAAGTAGCATACAGCTCTGtggatcatcaaaacaagcacaaatGCCTGAAGACCATTGTGTAGGATCCCGGCTTAATCCTTGGCGCGTGGCAATGTTCTCCTCCACCTCAGGAACACTATCCTCCTCAGTGTCTAGACCATATAACGGAACATACTGCGGCGGAACATAGCTTCCTTTTCCAGCCATCTCTGTAACACAAAAGGCAGTTCTGGTAAAATAAAAGCACAGCTTCACTAAGAAAAGATAAAACATTCAACAGTGCCGCATATCGTGGTGCAGAGACCGAGCTTTAGTGATGACATTTCGGATTGTAAACTTCTGGTGTGTTTGATAATTATAATGGTGAAGGTCGCATATTAAAGACCAACAGAAGAATTCAGCATGCTTTCGAAAGAGTAAATGCATGTTTACCAGTTAACTCTTGAACTGATGGCATGTCATAATTCCGATAACTCATACATAATCGAGAACAATAGCAAGTTGGCAAAAACAAGCAAGACAACATTCCCAGGTGTTTGTGGGAAGAGATAGATTTTGCATCACGGAACCACCATCTGCACACCATATTTTCGGGTGTCACAAGAAATACATCGATATGAATTCAAGCTTTCCAATTCGGTGTCAGGCTCATGACTCAAGATAGAAACGGAATTATGGATCTAATAAGCTATCCACAAATCAAGAAATCACAACGGTAACAACGGATTCTTTCTTACCGTTACACCCCACAGAACTCCTATAACAATGGTAAATGATCCTATCAGGGATGAAGTGAGATATATAAATTAACAAGTAAAAAAAAAGAATGCCAAACTGCTCACCAATATATCGTGAGGACCCTTGAAGCGCCGACGCCCAAATTGGTGCTTATCCGCGACCTCGCCTCCCCAGTCCAGGAGCGCTCTCTCCGCTGAATGCCCCAGCTGCGGATTACAGATTTCAATTGATCAAGAAAGCAAGCAGAAATCCAATCCAGGAACAAGGTGAGATTTGGGTAAAGGCAACAAAAGAAAAGCGCGTCCGATGGCACCGAGGATATTCGGGCGGCAGATAAGAGGGAAGAGAGGGGAGCCGGTGGCTGTATTGCCGGCGTCGTACATGCGCTGCGGACCGGAGCAGATTTCCGGTGCGTGTTAGGAATGCACGGGAGTGGGAGGTCGAGCTTAGCTCGGGGAAGAACCGGAGAACACCTAACACGGGCGAACGGAACGGTGATAACGAGGGAGCTCACCTCGAGAAGCCGCCGTGGCGCTTTGAGATTCGCGGCGGAACTGTCGGTGCTCGCCCAAGTTTTTTCCCAGAGGGGTTGCAGCCAAACCTGGCCACTGGGCCGGCACGGCTCAACCCACGCTTCAACATGCAATTTTTTTTAACATCTGTACAAACACAAACActcatacatacacacatacactcacctctatgacACACACCTTACccatatgagcacctccgaaaggctgagccggcatatcattttaagatttacaaagtcaccgtagACGCCTCGTCATCAACAGAAACGTCTCTtttcactgaaagcgcatcgccacaaattttaaaataaatttagAAATAATACGAGCATCAGAAGTTGAACCTGATGGGTcgggataccactgtccctctgACCATGCAATCAAAGATTTTATATGTTTTTTAGGGGATGCAAGTTTATAAGTAAGCCTAGGACCATGCATGGCACAATGCAACGCCTATGTCTCCTCCATTTGcttctatttcttttttctttttctaaatgttttaattttcttttttttcatttctatttttttcttcgtcACTTCCACATCTTTTTTGCAAATTTTAATTTTTCAAATCTGAACATCTCTATGTTTATCAAATCCAAAAAAAACATAGATGTAAACAAATATTCAgcagttcaaaaaatgttcattgaaatcaattctttGTCCATCggatttaaaaattgttcattagAATTCAAAATTTGTTCCTCAAATTCGTAATGTGTTCATCATTTTAAAAAATGtacataaaattcaaaaaacattgAATTCATAATTTGTTCATCCATTTATCAAAACAATGTTCTTGAATACAAATCAATTTCGAAAAATTTGCATTGAAATAAAAAATCATTaaatacaaaaaatgttcatcattattAAAAAATGCTCATAAAAAAGTGTTCAcgaaaattaaaaaatgttcattcttTTGAAGTCACAAACATTTTTGAATTCAAGAAATGTTTTTGACAATTCACAATTCACATTCAAAAAAACTCAAACCTTTTCgaatcctgaattattttaatactagatgataccccgcgtgtTGCCGCGGGAATTTGTTTGTGATTTTCTTTCCGGTAGATAGCAAAAAATATGAATAATGTTGCAATACATTAACATGCCAAACTACTTAAAGAGACAATATTTTAAAATGTGAGAGGAGGCAAGAAGATGAAAGCATTAAACAGTGGGCACATTCGAAAGCGAGCGTACAAACATCCCTATTCTATTTCAACTTCATCATTCATTATGGTCCCGTCTATTTACTATGCACGGCAGTACAATCGAGAAGGTCTTCCATTTGTCAACTCCCCGGAACAACAACAAACGTGAAATGACTAAAAATATATGAACATAGTTATGAAATATATGCACTTAGTTATGGAGTAAAGTCACGCTCAAACATCATGAGGATACCATAAATATGCCAACTTGAGAAAACCCCAAAATAGCATGTTTTGACAACATTGTCTAACAAAGTAGTTAACACGATTGTTATTCAATTGCATAAATTCTGATGAGAAAAATATGTGTACTTTTACATATGAGAAGATGACAACAGGCTTAGTCAGAAGTTATTAGTTGTTTAAGTGAAATTTTTATTAAAGGTATATGTTACTGTACTACTTTTCGTTGGATACAGAAATTAAACTTGGTGCAATAGTTTTTGGATGCAGATTGTGCGGTCACAATAAAAGTACATGCTGTTTATGTACTTTTCCCAAATTACTCCAAAGTGAATAATTTTATTCACATCAACTGACACATTAGTGTTAATGGAAAAATATCATCATAGCCTAGGATTACCTAGCCCGGTGACTTATGAAATAATGTAAAAATCTTAGAATAAACAAGCTTACATCAAATAAATTGATGACCCTATAGATTGTTGAATGCCAATGTATTTTTATTCTTTTATTGTTGAATACAAAAGAGATCGAGATGGACATGCCCTCAAACAAATGCAAAGTATGATACCCATGTCAGCCATGTGTCGGGTCCCCCATTGTATTGCGATGTCTTTTGGATGACCTGCAATATCTCAACATGGTTTAAATTATGCACTTTTTTCCGTGTCCAAATCCCAAGGCGGAAATTCTAAACAAATGTTCTTCAGAAAAAAAAACAATTACGAGATCTCTCACCTTCTCAAATTGTATATGATCACGATTCTAGAACACTCCAGAAAATCTGAAGAATATTGGTAGGGTTCATCGCAGCTCCTTGCCATTGATTTTAGGGATCGTGAGGGCTGGCGAGTTTTGATATGGAGTCATAGCCGTCGAGTAGCGAAGAGCTGAAGGCATCTGCCAATTCATAGAAGAGAGGAAGAGATGAACTGCAGACCAAGAACATCCATTAGACAAagatatttttttagaaaaggaggtcaTCCCCCGGCCTTTGCATCAAAATGATGCATACGACCATATTATTAATAAGCAAATAGTTTAACAAAGTCTTCAAGTCTCAGACAAAAACATGCTCATAACAAGCTGAAAATAAAGAAAGCGGGATAGCCACAACCGGCAGTATAAAAGAAGATAGGAGACTAaacgcctatcctattacatgaccgccatccaaaccggttgaagatagctCGTGCTGCCGTCTCCCAACGGATAGACCCAGTAACCATACGCTCCTTGACATCCATCGGATTGAGTagtgaccacatacggatcaacgtagTGGCCCAAAAGATAACCTGCAAGAAATCAacgtttgttgttctgttaaaaaccatatCATTcatgcagttccatatagcccataataaagcacatacgCCTACACGGATGTGTCTCGTTGTTTCTATCTCAACTCCATTTAGCCACGTCCCAAACAACGTGTTGATACTAGTAGGAGGAGAAATGTTAAACGCTATATGGATAGACCACCATAAAACTTTAGCCATCgggcaatcaagaaagaggtgttt
The Triticum dicoccoides isolate Atlit2015 ecotype Zavitan chromosome 3A, WEW_v2.0, whole genome shotgun sequence genome window above contains:
- the LOC119267949 gene encoding cell number regulator 5-like isoform X3, with the protein product MLSCLFLPTCYCSRLCMSYRNYDMPSVQELTEMAGKGSYVPPQYVPLYGLDTEEDSVPEVEENIATRQGLSRDPTQWSSGICACFDDPQSCCIGATCPCFLFGKNAQFLGSGTLAGSCTTHCMLWGLLTSFCCLCTGGLVLAVPGSAVACYACGYRQALRTKYNLPMFLLCRKHHGEI
- the LOC119267949 gene encoding cell number regulator 5-like isoform X1; translation: MLSCLFLPTCYCSRLCMSYRNYDMPSVQELTEMAGKGSYVPPQYVPLYGLDTEEDSVPEVEENIATRQGLSRDPTQWSSGICACFDDPQSCCIGATCPCFLFGKNAQFLGSGTLAGSCTTHCMLWGLLTSFCCLCTGGLVLAVPGSAVACYACGYRQALRTKYNLPEAPWGDLTTHLFCHLCAICQEYREIRERTDSGTSSAPDVTPPPVQTMDEL
- the LOC119267949 gene encoding cell number regulator 5-like isoform X2, with the protein product MAGKGSYVPPQYVPLYGLDTEEDSVPEVEENIATRQGLSRDPTQWSSGICACFDDPQSCCIGATCPCFLFGKNAQFLGSGTLAGSCTTHCMLWGLLTSFCCLCTGGLVLAVPGSAVACYACGYRQALRTKYNLPEAPWGDLTTHLFCHLCAICQEYREIRERTDSGTSSAPDVTPPPVQTMDEL